Part of the Caulifigura coniformis genome, GCGGCATCGGCCTCGGCAAAATGGCCGCGGCCGGTTTGCTCACGCAGTCGCTCGCTCGTCCGGCCCAGGCGGCGCCGGAAGCGCCGCTCGGAGCCCGTACGCCGCATTTCCAGCCGAGCGCCAAGGCGGTCATTCACCTCTTCATGGCTGGAGCGCCGAGCCAGCTGGAACTGTTTACTCCCAAGCCCGAACTGACGCGGCTGGAAGGGAAGCCGCTGCCGGCCTCGATCATCGGCAACCAGCGGTATGCGTTCATCCGGCCCGATGCGGCCGTCATGGGAGGGCGTTTCGCCTTCGCGAAGCATGGCGAATCGGGAGCGGAGATCTCGGACGCCATGCCGCATCTGGCGCAGGTGGCCGACGACCTCTGCATCGTTCGGAGCGTCACGACCGACCAGTTCAACCACGCTCCGGCCCAGATTTTCTTCAACACCGGGTTCTCGCAGCCCGGCCGGCCCTGCCTCGGCTCCTGGGCCATCTACGGCCTCGGCGCGGAAACCCAGAACCTCCCTTCGTTCGTCGTCATGAGCACCGGGTCTGGTCTCTCCGGCGGCAGCGCGCTGTGGTCCAGCGGATTCCTGCCGACGCTCTACACCGGCACGCGCTTCCGCTCATCCGGCCCGCCCATCCTGAATGTCGAGAATCCGGCAGGGGTGACGGATTCGCTTCAGCAGGAGACCTATGACCTCGTGAACCGGCTGAATGCGCGCCGCCTCGAAGCGACGGGCGACTCCGAGATCGCCACCCGCATCGCCTCCTTTGAGATGGCGTCGCAGCTGCAGTCGAGCGCGCCGGAGCTGACCGATCTCGCCACGGAAACTGCCGAAACGCTCGCGCTCTACGGCTGCGACCCGGCCAAGCCTTCGTACGCCCGGTCGTGCCTGCTGGCCCGGCGGATGATCGAACGCGGCGTGCGATTCGTGAACATTTTCCACGAAGGCTGGGACGCCCATTCCAACGTCGAGGGGAATACGAAGAACAACTGCAAGGCGACCGATCAGGCGACGGCCGCCCTCGTCACGGATCTCAAACGTCGTGGCCTGCTCGACGAAACCCTTGTGATCTGGGGCGGGGAATTCGGACGGACGCCGATGGTCGAAACGAACCCCGCTCTCGGCCGCGCGATGGGCCGCGACCATCACCCGCAGGCGTTCACGATGTGGATGGCCGGCGGCGGAATCAAACCGGGAATGACCTGGGGGGCAACCGACGACTTCGGGTTCCACATCACCGAGAATCCGGTTCATGTGCATGACCTGCAGGCCACGATCCTGCACTGCCTGGGCTTCGACCACGAACGACTGACGTATAAGCACGCCGGTAGGGAGTTCCGGCTCACGGATGTGCATGGGCATGTGGTGAAGGAGCTGTTGGCGTAGTCCTGCATGCAGCGGGTCGCGATGGAACCAGCCAGTTCGGTCCCTGAGGATGAATGCTCATGAGTGCTCGTCGGATCGATCGCCGCGGGTTCCTGAAGACCGCAGCAACTTTGGCCGCGCCGATCATCATCCCGGCCAGTGCGCTTGGTCTGGGGCGAAAGATTCCGTCCGAGCGCATCACCATCGGGGTCATCGGTCTGGGCGGACGCGGCACGCAGGTGCTCAAGGATCTTTTGAAGCTGCCCGACGCCCAGGTGATTGCGCTGTGTGATGTGCATCCGGAGCATCACCGCGAGTTCGAGAACGGCAAGGGCCCGCGCCTCGGATCGACGCCCGCCCGGGAACTCGTCGACAAGGCTGAGCAGGCGCGCAGCGGTCAGCCAGGAAAACCTTGCTTCGTCACGGGCGATCATCGTGAACTCATCGACCGCCCGGATCTGGATGCCGTCCTCGTGGCGACTCCGGATCACTGGCACGCGGCAATCACGCTCGATGCCCTCCGCAGTGGCAAAGACGTTTATTGTGAGAAGCCCGTGACGCATCTCTTCGCGGAGGGGCAGGCCGTCTACCGTGAGGTGGCGGCGCGGAAAGCCGTGTTTCAAACCGGATCGCAGCAACGTTCCGATGCCCTGTTCCAGCAGGCCGCCGAGATCGTGCGCAACGGCCACCTGGGAAAGATCCGATCCATCGAGGTGGGACTTCCTCCCGGCTACGACAAACCGATGGGCTCAACGGAGGTGAAAACACCGCCGGCCGGGCTGGACTATGACCGCTGGTGCGGCCCGTCGCCGAAGCTCCCGTACATGAACGCCCGCCATCACCGCTGGTGGCGCGGGCAAAGGGCGTATGGCGGCGGCGTGCTGATGGACTGGATCGGTCACCATAACGACATCGCGCACTGGGCCATCGGCGAGGAACTGGGCGGACCGACGCGTGTCGAGTCGGTCGGCTGGACGACGCCGGACGTCGATATCTACGACACGCCCGTCGACTATGAGATCGCCTGCGAGTACGCGGGAGGAATCACGTCGCGCATCTCGACAAAAGTCACCGAAGGGACGAAGTGGATTGGCGAGAACGGGTGGCTGTGGGTGACTCGCGGCAAGATCAAGTGCTCGAATGCGGCGTTGCTCGACAAGTCCTTCGACCGCGGCGAATGGGTGGCCGGACCGACCGGCAGCCACGTTGCGAACTTCCTCAACTGCGTTCGCTCGCGGGCCGCGTGCATCGCGCCGGCCGAGCAGGCGCATCGCTCCATCACGCCCGGACATCTCGGTTACGTTTCCTTCTCGCTCAAGCGGCCGCTCCGCTGGGATGCGAAGAGTGAGTCGGTCATTGACGACTCCGACGCCGATCAATTGTTGAAGAAGAGCGAGTCTCGCGCACCCTGGGCATGAACTGGCGACAGCGCCACGCCCCCGAGATACTCACGATTCGCATCCTTCCTGCTCCAGACACCGAATTGGAGTCCTTCATGCCGCGCTCGCAGCAGTCTTCCTCCCGACGTGAATTCCTGGCCCGGGCCGCCGCTGGCTCCGCGGCCCTGCTTGCCGCTCCCGCCGTCATTACCGCTTCGAAAAGCGATTCACAGATCATCATGGGCGAAGGTGACTTCAAGTACGAAGTCACGCACGACTTCCCGCAGCTGCCGAAGCAGTTCACCTGGCAGACGACTCACAACGTCGCCGTCGACAAGGCCGGCAATCTCTACGTCATCCATGAAGGGAAGGTCGACCAGCCCGAACATCCTTCGATCTTCGTGTTTGACAAGGACGGCAAGTATGTCACGTCGTTCGGTTCCGAGTTCCAGGGAGGCGGCCACGGCATCGAGGTTCATGATGAAAACGGAACCGAATACCTCTATGTCTGCGCCTACCAGCAGGTGAAGGCGCTCGCCAAGCTCACGCTGAAAGGCGAAACCGTCTGGAAGCATCACGCGCCGATGAAGTCGGGCGTGTATGCCGACGGTGAAGACACGATGCCCGAGAAGAAGTGGGGCCGCGACCGCTTTCTGCCAACCAACTTCACGTTCCTGCCGGACGGCGACTTCCTGCTGGTCGACGGCTACGGCGGCTATGTCGTCCACCGCTACGACAGGGACGGCAACTGGAAGAGCCACTGGGGCGGCCCGGAATCGATGAAGGGGGGCGGCAAGGGCGGGTTCAATACGCCCCACGGCATCGTTTACGACGCCCGGCCCGGCCGCACTCCGTCGGTCGCCATCTGCGACCGAGCCAATCACACGCTCCAGTACCTCACGGTTGACGGGAAGTATCTCGAAACGCTGACGGGCTTCGAGCTGCCGGCCAACCTCGACACGCTCGGCGAGCTCCTCCTGGTTCCGGAACTCGGGGCCCAGGTTTCGATCCTGAATGGGAAGAACGAAGTGGTCGCCCGGCTGGGCGGCTCGCCCAAAGCGGAACGGGCCAACCGCGGCAAGCCGGAGACCTGGAAGCCCGGCAAGTTCGTCCACCCGC contains:
- a CDS encoding NHL repeat-containing protein; translation: MPRSQQSSSRREFLARAAAGSAALLAAPAVITASKSDSQIIMGEGDFKYEVTHDFPQLPKQFTWQTTHNVAVDKAGNLYVIHEGKVDQPEHPSIFVFDKDGKYVTSFGSEFQGGGHGIEVHDENGTEYLYVCAYQQVKALAKLTLKGETVWKHHAPMKSGVYADGEDTMPEKKWGRDRFLPTNFTFLPDGDFLLVDGYGGYVVHRYDRDGNWKSHWGGPESMKGGGKGGFNTPHGIVYDARPGRTPSVAICDRANHTLQYLTVDGKYLETLTGFELPANLDTLGELLLVPELGAQVSILNGKNEVVARLGGSPKAERANRGKPETWKPGKFVHPHDACFDPEGNIYVAEWVATGRVSRLKRV
- a CDS encoding Gfo/Idh/MocA family protein, which encodes MSARRIDRRGFLKTAATLAAPIIIPASALGLGRKIPSERITIGVIGLGGRGTQVLKDLLKLPDAQVIALCDVHPEHHREFENGKGPRLGSTPARELVDKAEQARSGQPGKPCFVTGDHRELIDRPDLDAVLVATPDHWHAAITLDALRSGKDVYCEKPVTHLFAEGQAVYREVAARKAVFQTGSQQRSDALFQQAAEIVRNGHLGKIRSIEVGLPPGYDKPMGSTEVKTPPAGLDYDRWCGPSPKLPYMNARHHRWWRGQRAYGGGVLMDWIGHHNDIAHWAIGEELGGPTRVESVGWTTPDVDIYDTPVDYEIACEYAGGITSRISTKVTEGTKWIGENGWLWVTRGKIKCSNAALLDKSFDRGEWVAGPTGSHVANFLNCVRSRAACIAPAEQAHRSITPGHLGYVSFSLKRPLRWDAKSESVIDDSDADQLLKKSESRAPWA
- a CDS encoding DUF1501 domain-containing protein, with the translated sequence MNINNIPRRYFLRDCGIGLGKMAAAGLLTQSLARPAQAAPEAPLGARTPHFQPSAKAVIHLFMAGAPSQLELFTPKPELTRLEGKPLPASIIGNQRYAFIRPDAAVMGGRFAFAKHGESGAEISDAMPHLAQVADDLCIVRSVTTDQFNHAPAQIFFNTGFSQPGRPCLGSWAIYGLGAETQNLPSFVVMSTGSGLSGGSALWSSGFLPTLYTGTRFRSSGPPILNVENPAGVTDSLQQETYDLVNRLNARRLEATGDSEIATRIASFEMASQLQSSAPELTDLATETAETLALYGCDPAKPSYARSCLLARRMIERGVRFVNIFHEGWDAHSNVEGNTKNNCKATDQATAALVTDLKRRGLLDETLVIWGGEFGRTPMVETNPALGRAMGRDHHPQAFTMWMAGGGIKPGMTWGATDDFGFHITENPVHVHDLQATILHCLGFDHERLTYKHAGREFRLTDVHGHVVKELLA